In Anoplopoma fimbria isolate UVic2021 breed Golden Eagle Sablefish chromosome 15, Afim_UVic_2022, whole genome shotgun sequence, the genomic window tgcttgattttgttgtttgtcttcaGGTAAACCAGTAGTTGGAGTGAATGAGAGGAGTGGGAAGAATCCCTTCCAGAGCTCCTCACCTCCTTTAATGAGGAAATACAGGCAAGTCATGGTCCGGTTCCCTTCACTCATCCAGTTTGCTGTAAATATACCTGCAGGGCTGTGAAACCATCAGTATCACCTTTTGCTAATGTGCATAACCTTTTTGAATCCAGCGGGGCAGGGCTGTCTGCAGGGCTGTCTGCAGGGCTTCCTGACAGGGGGAAGGACCGGGAGAGGAGAGCctccctgcagctgctgcccTCCAGACCTGCTCTGAGGGTGGGAACCACTAACCCTGATCTAACCTGTAATGGCTTTGGACACCACCGCTGCTACAAGCCCAGTCTTACTGTGGAAGAGGTAAAATAGTCTTAAGGTTTTATTTGTTGGGTTTTTTATAGGAAGCTGGCATCGTTTGTAcaatttttatgaatttataaGTCTTTTAAATCACGACTGATACTACATTTTTAATGTCAATATTtggtagtttaaaaaaaatcagattttatgattttatacttgtagtatatatagtatatctattatttaacataaataatcTTGATAAGGATCACTTAGATCTATTTTATGAGGGGGAAAAATGTGCCCAATATACAAAACTGAGTGGGATATTTTactgtgtaaaaataaacttgtcagtgctctctggtgggCAAACACTGTTTTTTACATTACCTCAAACCAAGGGGGGCATTCCTTTACTGCAAATCCTTGTTAATCACACCAAATACAATACATCTGCTACAAGCTAATAGCGTCCAATATATCTTTAGTTAAATTATAAAGGGTTgctgaaacagaaaagaagTCCCTTCTCCAGTAGATTCACCCGTTTTGAGTACAGATCAAAGTAGTAAAATTCACTCTCACAATTTCTGTCGAATAAAGATTCAAACTTCAACCATTTAAtcccatttacattttctttcagtttatttatgtagttttatgttgtatttacCACTAATCATGCTTTCTGTACCACTTGGCTTGTGAGTTATCATGTTTTTGGTTTCCCCCTTAAGGCCATAAAGCAGAACAATAAGGAGCACTACAGGCGCCTGCTGGAGATGGTATCAGAGAAATACAGCAAAAGCCAACCACTACCTTTCAACCAAACAAAACCGCAAGAGTGAGTATAACCCATCATCTATACTCATGTGGAGTATTTAGATATTTCCTCAAGGTCCATTTAACAACACACCGTATGATCTACTCTCATATCcctttctccttttcctctccagTGAGATGCTTTCACAGGCTGATCACAAAACTGCTGCTTCAGGAAAAGCCTTTGAATCAGCTCCCAGGAAGACGGGATATATGGGTAAGATGCCTATTAACCTAAGAAGACATTGATCTGAATCAGTATATGTACGTTTGTTTGTGATTGGTAAAGATTTAAAGAATTCCTTGAACAAACAGACCAGTTTTCACATTACGCAGAGTCAGTCGGTTGAAATATGTCCACATGAGTAAATATGTTGTAATGAATCTACCCTGCTCAACCGTCACTTGTCTTTTTCGAACAGCTTCCCCAAGTGTGTTTACATGGAGAAATACATCTGCAACCAAGGACAGGTTAGTGtagtatgtctgtgtgtgtgtgtgtgtgtgtgtgtgtgtgtgtgtgtgtgtgtgtgtgtgtgtgtgtgtatacagtatgtgtgtgttacgtTTATTGATTCATTCTGCTTATTGTACTGACCTCCGTATGATTCCTTTCCAGGTGGGGTAGCTATACTTTTAGTAAGACATTCAGTGGAGCCCTCGAGGACACACAGCCTGTTAGATGTGCAAAGGTAGTCATTTATCTTGCTCTTTCATCACATGTCAAAGCACCATGAAGTTCTGATTATTGGCAGGAACAGATTTGTATTATATCTGTCTTTTTATGTCGATCTGTGTTGCAGCAGAAACAGGCAGCGGATCTGGACCTTTCTACAGAAGTAGCAACCCGCCTCAATCTAGTGGACAGAGAGACTCCTGCTGTCAGTCTCCCAGACACATATTCTGCGCATACAAGGCACAGTGATGAGGACATACCCAGGCTGACCAAGGTGAGATGGTCAGGAGTGATGTGATGTAGTCACTGTGTTGTAGAAATCATGCCTacagtttcttttatttaatgtatttgttgtctttgtgtgtagGAAATGGCAGCAGAGGTGAGTTGTGCTCTGGCTCAGAGTGATCCCAACCTTGTTCTCAGTGCAGCTTTCAAACTACGCATCACACAGAGAGACCTGGCCACACTGCAGGAAAGCGGCTGGCTCAACGATGAGGTAGGTCAACGAAGAGTCGGTGCAACAAAGAGGCAGCTCAACGTTTTTAGGATAATCGCTGTCTTGAACTCATATTTAAGAGCGTTTTTTAGGATGTTTTATAATGGGCTTCATCTTGTTCATTTACCAAGGTGATTAACTTCTACCTGTCCCTGGTCATGGAGCGATGCTCTGGTGAAGCAGTAGGATTCAAAATCTACTCGTTCAGCACCTTCTTCTTCCCGAAGctgcgaggaggaggaggaggcgggcaGGCTGGCGGTCACACTGCCGTGAAGCGCTGGACCAAGGCTGTCGACCTTTTCCTCTACGACCTCATCCTGGTTCCTCTGCACCTGGGCGTCCACTGGGCAATGGCTGTGAGTCAGAACCACAATGACTATAGATGTATTTGTTGCCATGTCACAATGTCTCCTTTTTAGTTGGCGATTCTTGACAGTGCCTTGAGTGGTTCAGCTGGTTTTTTTGCCAAGAACTGGGCAATCTTGTGTTTTGATAATCCATTAATTGACTGTCACTTTAATTATAAGTATTTCCGTTTTGTTGATCATCaagaaacatgaataaaatcCAAGGGGGTGATTATAcggcatttaaaaaataaaaaaaaatcttgcctCTCTCTGCTTCCAGGTAATTGATTTCAAGTCAAAAACAGTGAAGTCATATGACTCGATGGGACAGAGACACGATGACGTCTGTAGTCTTTTACTGTGAGTCCTTATTGTGTTCTTAAGCCTTGGTTATCCGGCCATTTGTAGTGCCTTTTCTAAAGGTAGCCCTATAATCTTGCACAATTCATCATCAATATTCTCCTTTTTCCAGACTCTACCTTAGAGAGGAGCACAGAGCAAAGAAAGGCAGAGAGCTTGACAGCCCCAAATGGACTGTTGGAAGCTTGAGGGCCACTGTAAGTAAAACTGAGATGAATGACTTATCAATtaattgaatattattatttttacagagAGATGAATGTTTTGTACACTGCTCATGCCTCTACAGGAGATTCCCCAGCAGAAAAATGGCAGCGACtgtggtgtttttgtctgtaaatATGCTGACTACATTGCAAAAGGAAGGCCTCTCACCTTTAAACAGGTAAAAACTTTATATCCTCCTAATATACAAacacttttctttcattttgcaattttttttttttttttttaaataaacactaaCATTTGCCTCTTTGTCTACAGTGCCACATGCCTCTCTTCAGGAAATTAATGATTTGGGAAATCCTCAATCAGAAACTGCTATAGAGGATCGCTACAATCTCAATTAACCGCCTGACAACAGTGACTTTCTAGATGTGAGCAGCATCTGTGTACAATAAATACatggtgaagaaaaagaaaatgaatgggCCAAAGAAGTGGACTCAACTAACCCAGTGTAGCTGTTCTGGTCTGGAGAAATTATAATACTAGTCTTAAAAGGTGATTATGGCCC contains:
- the senp2 gene encoding sentrin-specific protease 2 isoform X1, with protein sequence MYGWIVDGLSSLFEPVTGKGSGTAEAPTRPGEGEAARRQQNHNRPAKRSYRSVDVADGVSQSDQLEVKRRRRDVVISFVKKTVAGVASLLRLQNPLTTRCEKPRLYEDTQESTVALLQHCIQFSSYIHGNGYLKVQSTSFLPVTLMGIDELHTSWLNSTEWRMSKPVVGVNERSGKNPFQSSSPPLMRKYSGAGLSAGLSAGLPDRGKDRERRASLQLLPSRPALRVGTTNPDLTCNGFGHHRCYKPSLTVEEAIKQNNKEHYRRLLEMVSEKYSKSQPLPFNQTKPQDEMLSQADHKTAASGKAFESAPRKTGYMASPSVFTWRNTSATKDRWGSYTFSKTFSGALEDTQPVRCAKQKQAADLDLSTEVATRLNLVDRETPAVSLPDTYSAHTRHSDEDIPRLTKEMAAEVSCALAQSDPNLVLSAAFKLRITQRDLATLQESGWLNDEVINFYLSLVMERCSGEAVGFKIYSFSTFFFPKLRGGGGGGQAGGHTAVKRWTKAVDLFLYDLILVPLHLGVHWAMAVIDFKSKTVKSYDSMGQRHDDVCSLLLLYLREEHRAKKGRELDSPKWTVGSLRATEIPQQKNGSDCGVFVCKYADYIAKGRPLTFKQCHMPLFRKLMIWEILNQKLL
- the senp2 gene encoding sentrin-specific protease 2 isoform X2; the encoded protein is MYGWIVDGLSSLFEPVTGKGSGTAEAPTRPGEGEAARRQQNHNRPAKRSYRSVDVADGVSQSDQLEVKRRRRDVVISFVKKTVAGVASLLRLQNPLTTRCEKPRLYEDTQESTVALLQHCIQFSSYIHGNGYLKVQSTSFLPVTLMGIDELHTSWLNSTEWRMSKPVVGVNERSGKNPFQSSSPPLMRKYSGAGLSAGLSAGLPDRGKDRERRASLQLLPSRPALRVGTTNPDLTCNGFGHHRCYKPSLTVEEAIKQNNKEHYRRLLEMVSEKYSKSQPLPFNQTKPQDEMLSQADHKTAASGKAFESAPRKTGYMASPSVFTWRNTSATKDRWGSYTFSKTFSGALEDTQPVRCAKKQAADLDLSTEVATRLNLVDRETPAVSLPDTYSAHTRHSDEDIPRLTKEMAAEVSCALAQSDPNLVLSAAFKLRITQRDLATLQESGWLNDEVINFYLSLVMERCSGEAVGFKIYSFSTFFFPKLRGGGGGGQAGGHTAVKRWTKAVDLFLYDLILVPLHLGVHWAMAVIDFKSKTVKSYDSMGQRHDDVCSLLLLYLREEHRAKKGRELDSPKWTVGSLRATEIPQQKNGSDCGVFVCKYADYIAKGRPLTFKQCHMPLFRKLMIWEILNQKLL
- the senp2 gene encoding sentrin-specific protease 2 isoform X3, whose translation is MYGWIVDGLSSLFEPVTGKGSGTAEAPTRPGEGEAARRQQNHNRPAKRSYRSVDVADGVSQSDQLEVKRRRRDVVISFVKKTVAGVASLLRLQNPLTTRCEKPRLYEDTQESTVALLQHCIQFSSYIHGNGYLKPVTLMGIDELHTSWLNSTEWRMSKPVVGVNERSGKNPFQSSSPPLMRKYSGAGLSAGLSAGLPDRGKDRERRASLQLLPSRPALRVGTTNPDLTCNGFGHHRCYKPSLTVEEAIKQNNKEHYRRLLEMVSEKYSKSQPLPFNQTKPQDEMLSQADHKTAASGKAFESAPRKTGYMASPSVFTWRNTSATKDRWGSYTFSKTFSGALEDTQPVRCAKQKQAADLDLSTEVATRLNLVDRETPAVSLPDTYSAHTRHSDEDIPRLTKEMAAEVSCALAQSDPNLVLSAAFKLRITQRDLATLQESGWLNDEVINFYLSLVMERCSGEAVGFKIYSFSTFFFPKLRGGGGGGQAGGHTAVKRWTKAVDLFLYDLILVPLHLGVHWAMAVIDFKSKTVKSYDSMGQRHDDVCSLLLLYLREEHRAKKGRELDSPKWTVGSLRATEIPQQKNGSDCGVFVCKYADYIAKGRPLTFKQCHMPLFRKLMIWEILNQKLL
- the senp2 gene encoding sentrin-specific protease 2 isoform X4; this translates as MYGWIVDGLSSLFEPVTGKGSGTAEAPTRPGEGEAARRQQNHNRPAKRSYRSVDVADGVSQSDQLEVKRRRRDVVISFVKKTVAGVASLLRLQNPLTTRCEKPRLYEDTQPVTLMGIDELHTSWLNSTEWRMSKPVVGVNERSGKNPFQSSSPPLMRKYSGAGLSAGLSAGLPDRGKDRERRASLQLLPSRPALRVGTTNPDLTCNGFGHHRCYKPSLTVEEAIKQNNKEHYRRLLEMVSEKYSKSQPLPFNQTKPQDEMLSQADHKTAASGKAFESAPRKTGYMASPSVFTWRNTSATKDRWGSYTFSKTFSGALEDTQPVRCAKQKQAADLDLSTEVATRLNLVDRETPAVSLPDTYSAHTRHSDEDIPRLTKEMAAEVSCALAQSDPNLVLSAAFKLRITQRDLATLQESGWLNDEVINFYLSLVMERCSGEAVGFKIYSFSTFFFPKLRGGGGGGQAGGHTAVKRWTKAVDLFLYDLILVPLHLGVHWAMAVIDFKSKTVKSYDSMGQRHDDVCSLLLLYLREEHRAKKGRELDSPKWTVGSLRATEIPQQKNGSDCGVFVCKYADYIAKGRPLTFKQCHMPLFRKLMIWEILNQKLL